A part of Balneola sp. genomic DNA contains:
- a CDS encoding phospholipase: MNSPHKGMPVIKAGAELEEAKAVMIMIHGRGASAQSVLPLANEIDQRHEITFLAPQASNHTWYPYSFLVPREQNQPGIDSGMEVISALVSDLNAQGIPDHKIFFLGFSQGACLASDFVARNPKKYAGLFALSGGLIGPSIDFNDYSGDLKNTPIFLGCSDVDFHIPKERVNESAEVFEHLGASVIKKLYPGMGHLINEDEISSINEIIEKSI; this comes from the coding sequence ATGAATAGCCCACACAAAGGAATGCCGGTTATAAAGGCTGGTGCTGAATTAGAAGAAGCTAAAGCAGTCATGATTATGATTCATGGCCGTGGAGCTTCCGCTCAAAGTGTTTTACCGCTGGCCAATGAAATAGATCAACGCCATGAAATTACTTTTTTGGCCCCACAAGCATCAAATCACACCTGGTACCCCTATTCGTTTCTTGTTCCAAGAGAGCAGAATCAACCAGGTATTGATTCTGGAATGGAAGTTATCTCGGCACTTGTTTCTGACCTTAATGCACAGGGAATCCCCGATCATAAGATTTTCTTTCTTGGATTCTCACAAGGTGCGTGCCTGGCCAGTGATTTTGTGGCTAGAAACCCAAAAAAATACGCCGGATTATTTGCCTTAAGCGGAGGATTGATCGGGCCATCTATCGATTTTAACGACTATAGTGGCGACTTAAAAAATACTCCCATCTTTTTGGGGTGTAGCGATGTAGACTTTCATATCCCGAAAGAACGAGTTAATGAAAGTGCTGAGGTTTTTGAACATCTCGGAGCTTCTGTAATTAAGAAATTATATCCGGGAATGGGACACCTTATAAACGAGGATGAGATAAGTTCGATAAATGAAATAATTGAAAAGAGTATCTAG
- a CDS encoding ring-cleaving dioxygenase, with translation MKHNKGLHHITVLAGDPQSNFDFYTKGLGMRMVKKSVNQDDPSTYHLFYGNEAASPGSSLTFFPWPRAHKGTTGVGESVNVAFRVPKDSVGFWIEHLNYLDIKHSDFFELFGKKTIRFEDPDGLELNMVFDGGAKEQVSSYDSPVPNEYAIQGFDSTRLKVANPEGTVDVLTNVLGFGEESSSGELTLFQTDANIGSSVIIEEENGTQGHGGRGIVHHVAFRAKDLDDLKDLREKVLSKGLHPTEVIDRHWFRSIYFREPGGVLFEIATDDPGYDVDEDFEHLGEKLILTPWLEPRRELIESILPNLEG, from the coding sequence ATGAAACACAATAAAGGATTACATCACATTACCGTACTTGCGGGAGATCCCCAATCAAATTTTGATTTCTATACTAAGGGATTGGGGATGAGAATGGTTAAGAAATCAGTAAACCAGGATGACCCAAGTACCTATCATTTATTTTATGGAAATGAAGCTGCGTCACCGGGATCCAGTTTAACATTCTTCCCTTGGCCCAGAGCTCATAAAGGAACTACGGGAGTTGGTGAATCGGTAAATGTCGCGTTTAGGGTTCCGAAAGACTCCGTTGGTTTCTGGATTGAGCACTTAAATTATCTTGATATTAAGCATTCAGATTTCTTTGAATTATTTGGAAAGAAGACTATTCGTTTTGAGGATCCGGACGGGTTAGAATTGAATATGGTTTTTGACGGCGGGGCAAAAGAACAGGTAAGCTCCTATGACAGCCCGGTACCAAATGAGTATGCTATCCAGGGTTTTGATTCTACACGTTTGAAAGTTGCCAACCCCGAAGGCACCGTTGATGTATTAACTAATGTACTGGGTTTTGGAGAGGAATCATCAAGCGGAGAACTTACTCTCTTCCAAACTGATGCAAATATCGGTAGCTCGGTTATTATAGAAGAGGAAAATGGCACTCAGGGTCATGGAGGACGAGGTATCGTGCATCATGTAGCCTTTCGCGCGAAAGATCTTGATGATCTTAAGGATCTTCGTGAGAAGGTACTTAGCAAAGGACTTCATCCTACTGAAGTAATCGATCGGCATTGGTTTAGATCTATTTATTTCAGAGAACCAGGTGGGGTTTTATTCGAAATAGCAACGGATGATCCGGGATACGATGTAGATGAGGATTTCGAACATTTAGGAGAAAAGCTAATCTTAACTCCCTGGCTAGAACCTCGCAGAGAATTAATAGAAAGTATTTTACCAAACCTGGAGGGTTAA
- a CDS encoding M48 family peptidase — MNVFTIIILAALLVDYLLDLVAKILNLKALSEQLPNEFEGVYDSETYKNSQDYTRVTTSFGLKVTLFDLLLLLAFWFSGGFNWLDEVVREWGFSELVTGLCYIGLIVVAKSMLSIPFSAYSTFVIEERFGFNKTTPKTFLLDLLKSLLLSALLGIPLLAGILAFFMYSGEWAWLYAWIAVTLFTLILQYVAPTWIMPLFNKFTPLDEGDLKTAIDDYATEVDFPMKGTFVIDGSKRSSKSNAFFTGFGKNKRIALYDTLIENHTTDELVSVLAHEVGHYKKKHILKSMIIGVVHTGVLFFLLSIFLNSEGLFEAFFMQNMSVYAGLIFFGMLYAPVEMILSIFMQMSSRKHEYEADEYAVTTTGRTDSMISALKKLSKDNLSNLTPHPFYVFLNYSHPPILLRIEAIRRLHGN, encoded by the coding sequence ATGAATGTTTTCACGATAATTATACTGGCAGCACTGCTGGTAGATTATTTGCTTGATCTTGTAGCAAAAATCTTGAACCTGAAGGCGCTTTCTGAACAACTTCCAAATGAGTTTGAAGGAGTCTATGATTCAGAAACGTATAAAAACTCTCAGGACTATACCAGGGTCACAACAAGTTTTGGACTGAAGGTTACTTTATTCGATTTGCTGCTCTTACTTGCTTTTTGGTTTTCAGGAGGGTTTAACTGGTTAGATGAAGTTGTAAGAGAGTGGGGATTTTCAGAACTGGTTACAGGCCTTTGTTATATAGGACTTATTGTAGTTGCAAAATCAATGCTATCCATTCCTTTTAGTGCCTATTCTACTTTTGTTATTGAAGAGAGATTTGGGTTCAACAAAACAACCCCAAAGACGTTCCTTCTTGATCTATTAAAATCTTTACTTCTTAGTGCCTTGTTAGGTATCCCTTTGTTAGCAGGTATCCTTGCTTTTTTTATGTACTCCGGAGAATGGGCCTGGTTATATGCCTGGATTGCAGTGACACTATTTACTTTGATCCTCCAATATGTGGCTCCAACCTGGATTATGCCGCTTTTCAATAAGTTTACACCTCTGGATGAAGGCGATCTGAAAACAGCAATTGATGATTATGCCACTGAGGTTGACTTTCCAATGAAAGGTACTTTTGTAATCGATGGTTCTAAGCGCTCAAGCAAGTCAAACGCTTTTTTTACAGGTTTTGGTAAAAATAAACGAATTGCTTTATATGATACTCTTATTGAAAATCATACTACCGATGAACTTGTATCAGTACTAGCTCATGAAGTAGGTCATTACAAAAAGAAACACATTTTAAAATCGATGATTATAGGGGTAGTCCATACCGGAGTGCTTTTCTTCTTGCTATCCATTTTTCTAAATTCGGAGGGCCTTTTTGAGGCATTCTTCATGCAGAATATGTCGGTGTATGCCGGACTTATTTTCTTTGGAATGCTTTATGCTCCGGTAGAAATGATCTTATCCATTTTTATGCAAATGTCTTCCAGAAAACATGAATACGAAGCAGATGAATATGCGGTAACTACCACAGGAAGAACAGACAGTATGATTTCGGCATTAAAGAAATTATCAAAAGACAATTTATCTAATTTGACTCCCCATCCTTTTTATGTTTTTTTGAATTACTCTCACCCACCGATTTTATTAAGAATAGAAGCGATAAGGCGTTTACATGGGAACTAA
- a CDS encoding aminotransferase class I/II-fold pyridoxal phosphate-dependent enzyme, translating to MGTKKKIETLAIHVGTKHGSASRAIAPPLESSTTFEHDVKGYQEGDFSYSRHSNPNRNQLEQLLAALEKGEDCAVFSSGIAAMNAVLMSVDKGGHVLIPEDLYHGSRNLLELYSERWEVTYSAVDTTDLEAYASAFKENTQLVILETPSNPLLLVTDLEKAIRVAHSKGALVCADNTFATPYNTNPIEYGADLVMHSTSKYLGGHSDILGGAIVTRKPDDFFDGIRAIQKSQGAVPSPRDCWLLSRSIKSFPVRMRVHNENALKVAEFLVTQRSIEKVNYPGLTNHPNHEIAKAQMKGFSGMISFLYKGSFEETLKVVASSKIIRRATSLGGIESLWEHRRSSESETSTTPENLIRFSVGLEHIDDLIGDLDQALNR from the coding sequence ATGGGAACTAAAAAGAAGATAGAAACACTCGCAATTCATGTTGGAACCAAGCATGGATCTGCATCTCGGGCGATAGCACCACCCTTAGAGTCTTCCACTACCTTTGAGCATGATGTAAAAGGCTATCAAGAAGGAGATTTTTCATATTCAAGGCATAGTAATCCAAATAGAAATCAACTGGAGCAGCTATTAGCGGCTCTGGAGAAAGGGGAAGATTGTGCTGTATTCTCTTCTGGTATTGCTGCAATGAATGCAGTTTTAATGAGTGTTGATAAAGGAGGGCATGTACTTATTCCAGAGGACCTTTATCATGGTTCAAGGAACCTTCTCGAATTGTATAGCGAGCGTTGGGAGGTTACATATTCAGCTGTAGATACTACCGATTTGGAAGCCTATGCATCTGCATTTAAGGAAAATACTCAACTTGTTATTCTTGAAACCCCTTCAAATCCATTACTCTTAGTTACTGATTTGGAAAAAGCAATCAGAGTAGCACATAGTAAAGGAGCACTAGTTTGTGCAGACAATACCTTTGCCACTCCTTACAATACAAATCCTATCGAATATGGCGCCGACCTGGTTATGCATTCTACTAGTAAATACCTGGGTGGTCATTCCGATATTTTGGGCGGAGCTATCGTCACCAGGAAGCCAGATGACTTCTTTGACGGAATAAGAGCTATTCAAAAAAGCCAGGGCGCAGTACCTTCACCAAGAGATTGCTGGTTATTAAGTCGAAGCATTAAGAGCTTTCCAGTTAGGATGAGAGTGCATAATGAAAATGCCTTAAAAGTGGCTGAGTTTCTCGTCACGCAGAGGAGCATCGAGAAAGTGAATTACCCTGGGTTAACGAATCATCCAAATCATGAAATAGCTAAAGCTCAAATGAAAGGCTTTAGTGGCATGATTTCTTTCCTCTATAAAGGAAGTTTTGAAGAAACACTAAAAGTGGTAGCCAGTTCTAAGATAATCAGAAGAGCCACCAGTTTAGGAGGCATAGAAAGTCTTTGGGAGCATAGAAGGTCAAGTGAAAGTGAGACATCAACTACTCCGGAAAATTTGATAAGATTTAGTGTAGGGCTTGAGCATATTGATGATCTAATCGGGGATTTAGATCAGGCGTTAAATCGGTAA
- the sucB gene encoding 2-oxoglutarate dehydrogenase, E2 component, dihydrolipoamide succinyltransferase, which produces MAKVEVVMPQMGESVMEGTVIEWSKSVGDTIEVDETLLEIATDKVDSEVPSPEAGVLVEILVEEGDTIEVGKPIAIIETDASAAEPVATPAPEVKEEVVAPEAAPAAVAVQEETKVEEVQTETVVEISGGERIEVVMPQMGESVVEATVIEWSKNIGDLVEEDETLLEISTDKVDSEVPSPAAGTLVEIRAEADETIEVGQVIAVIATGEATTVKAPAPKQENKPAKAAITKEDVAQMRPEDLIENGGGATPAGDIPRESSSGKFFSPLVRSIAKEEGISVQELESIEGTGQGGRVSKKDILAYVSSRGSAISQPKPAAASQPKTATKSSDGSIHAGELNVSHSPTGDVEVIKMDRMRKMIAEHMVRSKQTSAHVTTFAEVDVTNMVKWRNANKNKFLEKTGIKLTFTPLFVEAIIKAMLEFPMMNSSVDGDNILLKKDINFGLAVALGTGGEGGLIVPVIKKSQQKNLVGLAESVNEVAAKARSKKLSPDDLVGGTITLTNYGSVGNLMGTPIINQPQVAIIGTGAIVKRPVVIETSEGDVIGIRQMMFLSMSYDHRIIDGAHGGAFVNRVKEILENFDLERSV; this is translated from the coding sequence ATGGCTAAGGTCGAAGTAGTAATGCCCCAGATGGGTGAATCAGTAATGGAAGGTACCGTTATTGAATGGTCAAAAAGTGTAGGGGATACAATAGAAGTAGATGAGACCTTGCTGGAAATCGCTACCGATAAAGTGGATAGTGAAGTGCCTTCTCCCGAAGCAGGTGTGTTAGTTGAGATTTTAGTAGAAGAAGGAGATACAATCGAAGTTGGTAAGCCAATTGCTATTATTGAAACAGATGCTAGTGCTGCCGAGCCTGTTGCTACTCCGGCACCCGAAGTAAAAGAAGAAGTCGTTGCTCCTGAAGCAGCACCAGCTGCTGTGGCTGTTCAGGAAGAGACGAAAGTAGAAGAGGTTCAAACTGAAACTGTTGTTGAAATTTCGGGTGGTGAACGGATTGAAGTAGTAATGCCTCAAATGGGAGAATCGGTAGTAGAGGCTACAGTGATCGAGTGGTCGAAAAATATTGGTGATTTGGTCGAAGAAGATGAAACCTTACTGGAAATCTCGACCGATAAAGTGGATAGTGAGGTGCCTTCACCTGCTGCAGGTACCCTCGTAGAGATTAGAGCAGAAGCTGATGAAACAATTGAAGTGGGTCAGGTAATAGCGGTAATTGCTACAGGAGAAGCTACCACAGTAAAAGCTCCTGCTCCAAAACAAGAAAATAAACCTGCAAAAGCTGCAATAACTAAAGAAGATGTAGCGCAAATGAGACCGGAAGACCTAATTGAAAACGGAGGCGGCGCTACTCCTGCAGGTGATATCCCAAGAGAAAGTAGTAGTGGTAAATTTTTCTCACCTCTTGTAAGATCTATTGCAAAAGAAGAAGGTATTTCTGTTCAGGAATTGGAATCTATTGAAGGAACAGGGCAGGGAGGTAGAGTATCGAAAAAAGATATTTTGGCCTATGTAAGTTCGAGAGGGAGCGCTATCAGCCAGCCTAAGCCAGCAGCAGCAAGTCAGCCAAAAACGGCTACTAAATCATCTGATGGTTCTATCCATGCAGGAGAACTAAATGTAAGTCATTCTCCAACTGGTGATGTAGAAGTAATCAAAATGGATCGTATGCGAAAGATGATCGCAGAGCATATGGTACGATCTAAGCAGACCTCAGCACACGTTACTACTTTTGCCGAAGTTGATGTTACCAACATGGTGAAATGGAGAAACGCCAACAAAAATAAATTTCTGGAGAAAACAGGGATCAAACTTACGTTTACTCCACTATTTGTAGAAGCCATCATCAAAGCTATGCTGGAATTTCCGATGATGAACAGCTCAGTAGATGGTGACAATATTCTTCTAAAAAAGGACATTAACTTTGGTCTTGCAGTAGCATTAGGTACCGGAGGAGAAGGCGGGCTCATAGTTCCGGTAATTAAAAAATCACAGCAGAAAAATCTTGTCGGGCTGGCTGAATCAGTAAACGAAGTAGCTGCTAAAGCCAGAAGTAAAAAATTAAGCCCTGATGATCTGGTTGGTGGTACCATCACCCTCACAAATTATGGAAGTGTTGGCAACCTGATGGGTACTCCTATCATAAATCAGCCGCAGGTAGCTATCATTGGTACAGGAGCAATTGTAAAGCGTCCGGTAGTTATCGAAACGAGTGAAGGTGATGTAATCGGAATTCGTCAGATGATGTTTCTGTCAATGAGTTACGATCACAGGATAATTGACGGCGCCCATGGGGGGGCATTTGTAAATCGGGTAAAAGAAATACTTGAAAACTTTGACCTGGAACGTTCTGTATAA
- a CDS encoding pantoate--beta-alanine ligase encodes MHIVKEISEVRSLVKAYQMAGKTMAFVPTMGALHQGHLSLFRLAKDYADEVVVSIYVNPEQFGPNEDFGSYPRTLDRDLTFCEEEGVSIVFTPSDEIMYGADKKYLSIEIDGLNDHLDGGSRPGYFEGIVLVVNKLFNIVQPDYSVFGQKDYQQFLIINQMVEEFNHNLKLVMAPIERAEDGLALSSRNAYLSDQERERAPKMYELMKIAVREIKAGLLEPKLMLEQQQNELEALGFKNDYLCVYSMDKLTPVSQLKKGETYLIAGAVYLGKTRLIDNIIFEC; translated from the coding sequence ATGCATATAGTAAAAGAAATATCTGAAGTAAGAAGCCTGGTAAAAGCGTATCAAATGGCAGGCAAGACAATGGCATTCGTTCCTACTATGGGGGCTTTGCATCAAGGTCATTTATCTCTATTTCGGTTGGCAAAAGATTATGCAGATGAAGTAGTCGTTTCTATTTATGTGAATCCGGAGCAATTTGGACCTAATGAAGATTTTGGAAGCTATCCCCGAACGTTAGACCGAGACCTCACTTTTTGTGAAGAGGAAGGGGTGTCGATTGTATTTACTCCTTCCGATGAGATCATGTATGGTGCCGATAAAAAATATCTGAGTATCGAAATAGATGGACTCAACGATCACCTGGATGGGGGGAGCAGACCGGGATATTTTGAAGGTATTGTGCTGGTGGTAAATAAGTTATTCAATATTGTACAGCCGGATTATTCAGTATTTGGCCAAAAAGATTACCAACAGTTTTTGATTATAAACCAAATGGTTGAAGAGTTTAATCACAATTTAAAGCTTGTTATGGCTCCTATCGAGCGAGCTGAGGATGGATTGGCTTTAAGTAGTAGGAACGCTTATTTATCGGATCAAGAGAGAGAGAGGGCTCCAAAGATGTACGAATTAATGAAAATAGCAGTCAGGGAAATTAAGGCTGGATTGTTGGAGCCTAAATTAATGTTAGAGCAACAGCAAAACGAGCTAGAAGCATTAGGCTTTAAAAATGATTATCTTTGCGTTTATTCTATGGATAAACTTACTCCTGTTTCACAACTCAAAAAAGGAGAGACGTACCTAATTGCTGGTGCAGTTTATCTGGGTAAAACAAGGTTGATTGATAATATAATATTCGAGTGTTAG
- a CDS encoding aspartate 1-decarboxylase — translation MKLTMFKSKLHQLKVTEANLMYEGSITIDQDLLDAANLLPYEKVQVLNITNGNRLETYTIPGERGSRVCCLNGAAARLTQVDDRIIVISYAEMSPEEAREHKPRVVIVDENNDPKSILDYSQPATKYDLETGLLDF, via the coding sequence ATGAAGCTAACAATGTTCAAATCTAAATTGCACCAATTAAAGGTTACTGAAGCTAACCTTATGTATGAAGGTAGTATCACTATCGACCAGGACTTGTTGGATGCAGCCAATCTTCTTCCTTATGAAAAAGTACAGGTACTAAATATTACCAACGGTAACCGTCTGGAAACGTATACGATACCGGGAGAGAGAGGAAGTCGAGTATGTTGCCTAAATGGTGCGGCAGCAAGACTTACTCAGGTGGATGATCGCATTATTGTAATAAGTTATGCGGAGATGTCTCCGGAAGAAGCAAGGGAGCACAAGCCAAGAGTTGTGATTGTCGACGAGAATAATGACCCTAAATCAATTCTTGATTATTCTCAACCCGCAACGAAATATGATCTGGAAACGGGATTGCTGGATTTTTAG
- a CDS encoding HlyD family efflux transporter periplasmic adaptor subunit has protein sequence MQKKIIIPVIIVLVVTTAWFLTSRDNSENTELFATPTVGEFVVDVTTTGELRAKNSTEIKGPQGVRDFRVNNMRIQRLIPEGTIVEKGDFVAELDRSEIMGKLQDAQLDLQSAQSQVTQAQLDSTLELSQARDNLINLEFALEERQIAVDQSKYESPAVQRQAEIDLDKATRQLAQELKNYDTKVKQAEAKLREVETELTKKQNEINKIRELMGEFTVFAPDKGMVIYRRNWNGAKITEGEQISAWSPVVAELPDFTIMESVTYVNEVDIQKVEVGQIVQIGLDAVPDKRLTGIVTDVANIGEQRKNYDSKVFEVTIEVNESDSLLRPAMTTSNKILIDQIEEVLHVPLEAVHAVDSLSFVFIRDGISPVMQQVELGLINDNSVIIHRGVSTEDQLFLTVPSDTSGIKRLMLSEQITQN, from the coding sequence ATGCAAAAGAAAATTATAATTCCAGTTATAATCGTTTTAGTCGTTACCACAGCCTGGTTTCTGACATCGAGAGATAACTCAGAAAATACAGAGCTGTTCGCTACACCTACAGTAGGTGAATTTGTTGTAGATGTAACTACAACCGGAGAGCTTAGGGCAAAGAACTCTACAGAAATTAAAGGGCCCCAGGGTGTTCGAGATTTCAGAGTAAACAACATGAGGATACAGCGCCTCATTCCTGAGGGCACTATTGTTGAAAAAGGTGATTTTGTTGCCGAACTCGATCGCTCGGAGATTATGGGAAAGCTACAGGATGCTCAATTAGATCTTCAATCAGCTCAATCTCAGGTTACACAGGCTCAATTGGATAGTACCCTGGAACTTTCTCAAGCACGAGATAATCTTATAAATCTCGAATTTGCATTGGAAGAGCGGCAAATTGCCGTAGATCAGTCCAAGTATGAATCTCCTGCTGTACAAAGGCAGGCAGAAATTGATTTGGATAAAGCCACTCGGCAATTGGCTCAGGAACTTAAAAACTATGATACAAAGGTTAAGCAGGCCGAGGCCAAACTTAGAGAAGTAGAAACAGAATTAACCAAAAAGCAGAACGAGATTAATAAAATTCGTGAGTTGATGGGTGAATTCACAGTATTTGCTCCGGATAAAGGGATGGTGATTTACAGAAGAAACTGGAATGGAGCCAAAATCACAGAGGGAGAACAAATCAGTGCATGGAGTCCGGTAGTAGCTGAACTTCCTGACTTCACTATTATGGAATCAGTTACCTATGTAAATGAGGTAGATATCCAAAAAGTAGAAGTTGGTCAGATAGTGCAAATTGGGCTGGATGCAGTTCCTGATAAACGATTAACAGGAATTGTGACCGATGTTGCCAATATTGGAGAGCAAAGAAAGAACTATGATTCCAAAGTATTCGAAGTAACTATTGAGGTTAACGAAAGCGACAGCTTGCTTCGCCCCGCCATGACGACGAGCAACAAGATTTTAATCGATCAAATTGAAGAAGTCTTACATGTCCCACTGGAAGCTGTACATGCTGTAGATTCACTAAGTTTTGTTTTTATAAGAGATGGTATTTCTCCAGTAATGCAACAAGTGGAGCTTGGGCTTATAAATGACAACTCGGTGATTATACATCGGGGTGTTTCAACCGAAGACCAGTTATTTTTGACGGTCCCAAGTGATACCTCAGGGATCAAAAGACTTATGCTGAGCGAACAAATCACCCAAAACTAG
- a CDS encoding FtsX-like permease family protein: MLQKLLYNFDIAIEAIQRNKLRAFLTSLGIIFGVASVIAMLAIGTGAQQEVLAQMQLLGTNNVIVQPVLEQFEGSLTDANEGESDIKRYSPGLSLHDLNSIKEYVPEVEYVSPEIIFETNFIRNARMRSGKVVGVNDEYFFISNFDIQNGSNFSDLQIQNAEPVAIIGSDVRTKFFAGEEPIGKKIKVGNLWLTVIGVLEKKELSTENIESLGIRNYNLDIFMPATTLLLRFKNRALVTKDDIDASAGGFGGRVIIFGGADEEEEEGDVNYNQLDKLIVRVTDSKFSVSIADVLSRMLKRRHNEVVDFEIIVPEQLLQQEQRTKRIFNIVLSSIASISLIVGGIGIMNIMLASVVERYREIGVRMAVGAQKKDIELQFLTEALAISITGGVLGIILGMGFSFAIQLSAEIATIVTPMSIVISFGVALIIGVVFGYFPAKRAAQQDPVHALRHE; this comes from the coding sequence GTGTTACAAAAACTACTCTACAATTTTGATATCGCCATTGAGGCAATACAGAGGAATAAACTGCGCGCTTTTCTCACTTCATTGGGAATTATTTTTGGTGTTGCCTCAGTAATCGCGATGCTTGCAATAGGTACGGGAGCTCAACAAGAGGTGCTGGCGCAAATGCAGTTGCTTGGAACCAACAATGTTATTGTACAGCCCGTGCTGGAGCAATTTGAAGGATCCTTAACAGACGCAAATGAGGGAGAGAGCGATATCAAAAGGTATTCTCCCGGGCTTTCACTTCATGACTTGAACAGTATAAAAGAATATGTACCAGAAGTAGAATATGTAAGTCCTGAAATCATATTTGAGACAAATTTTATTCGGAATGCCAGAATGAGGAGTGGTAAAGTAGTTGGGGTAAATGACGAGTACTTCTTCATCAGCAATTTCGATATTCAGAACGGCAGCAATTTTTCGGACTTACAGATTCAGAACGCAGAGCCTGTTGCTATTATAGGCAGTGATGTTCGAACCAAATTTTTTGCAGGAGAAGAGCCCATCGGGAAGAAAATTAAAGTTGGAAACCTCTGGCTTACTGTTATTGGAGTTCTCGAAAAAAAAGAGCTTTCAACTGAAAACATCGAAAGCCTTGGTATCAGGAATTACAACCTGGATATATTTATGCCTGCTACAACACTCTTGCTTCGCTTCAAGAACAGAGCATTGGTTACTAAAGATGATATAGATGCTAGTGCGGGCGGTTTTGGAGGACGTGTAATTATTTTTGGGGGGGCCGATGAGGAAGAGGAAGAAGGAGATGTGAACTATAATCAATTGGACAAGCTCATTGTTCGAGTTACTGATTCAAAATTTAGTGTTTCTATCGCCGATGTACTCTCCAGAATGTTAAAGAGGCGTCATAATGAGGTGGTTGATTTCGAGATCATTGTTCCTGAGCAACTACTACAGCAGGAGCAGAGAACAAAGCGAATTTTCAATATAGTGTTATCATCCATTGCGTCAATATCTCTGATTGTAGGCGGGATTGGAATCATGAATATCATGCTTGCCTCGGTAGTTGAACGTTATCGTGAGATTGGTGTAAGGATGGCAGTAGGGGCACAAAAGAAGGATATCGAACTTCAGTTTTTAACAGAGGCGCTAGCAATAAGTATAACCGGAGGGGTGCTCGGTATTATTCTTGGTATGGGCTTTAGCTTTGCAATTCAGCTCTCAGCCGAGATAGCAACAATAGTAACGCCTATGTCTATTGTAATTTCCTTTGGGGTAGCCCTCATCATTGGAGTAGTTTTTGGTTATTTCCCAGCAAAAAGAGCAGCACAACAAGACCCAGTACACGCATTACGCCATGAATAA